A region from the Onthophagus taurus isolate NC chromosome 8, IU_Otau_3.0, whole genome shotgun sequence genome encodes:
- the LOC111414229 gene encoding uncharacterized protein translates to MFFIIRTLLLFSFILQVVPNDLNITQLGQIKISQYVRNIVEHYKQKDPVGLPIQEIPDPLTVDEMVTSLPSVEKLLLKQIKIHGLSKFKVDKVIIDVSKMRANLAISVDLVNMYGSYSMTSLFSSSNGPFTIQATGVKATAGARLEVNEEGVLEAQEITMDFGFKGVDIKFHNTGIFFGFVQQVVNSMPHAIFESAKPHISSQFQTVVRAEVNKQTKNMPIKFPNSISPIDQVIAEIRRALRDRGCDPFKVNNYNQTIGLMAVQMMETWITGITSIHRVGNINVQMQNNTIYVNFQIGTQKVQGSSHWEVGFIGGILGRTGTIVFTIDYIKIELGMKQSMDTRNKPELKDLEIELGNIQVRFDGAGTFDYLIEFGVNILPNILRYQIMDALEGPIKTRVQEQLNMIDVEKVLIENAEKFDNGDFNELITEAGSSNVCPLSKIGL, encoded by the exons atgttttttataatacgcacgttattattatttagttttatattacaagttgTACCCA aCGACTTAAACATAACACAATTAggacaaataaaaatttctcaataTGTCCGCAACATTGTTGAACACTACAAACAAAAAGATCCAGTTGGACTGCCAATTCAAGAAATTCCTGATCCATTGACTGTTGATGAAATGGTAACATCTTTACCATCAGTTGAAAAgcttcttttaaaacaaattaaaattcatggtttatcaaaatttaaagtcGATAAGGTTATTATAGATGTGTCGAAAATGCGAGCTAATTTAGCTATAAGTGTTGATTTAGTGAATATGTACGGGAGTTACTCCATGACAAGTTTATTTAGCAGTAGTAATGGACCGTTTACAATCCAAGCAACGGGGGTTAAAGCAACCGCTGGTGCGCGATTAGAAGTAAATGAGGAAGGAGTATTGGAGGCACAAGAAATTACCATGGATTTTGGATTTAAAGGAGTCGACATAAAATTTCACAACACCGGAATTTTCTTTGGGTTCGTTCAACAAGTTGTAAACAGCATGCCGCATGCTATTTTTGAATCAGCAAAACCTCACATTTCTTCTCAATTTCAAACGGTTGTTAGAGCGGAAGTGAATaaacaaactaaaaatatgccgattaaatttccaaattcaatATCTCCTATTGATCAAGTTATTGCTGAAATACGGCGCGCGTTGAGAGATCGCGGGTGTGAtccttttaaagttaataattataatcaaaCAATTGGTTTGATGGCCGTTCAAATGATGGAAACGTGGATAACAGGAATCACGTCCATTCACAGAGTTGGAAACATCAATGTTCAAATGCAAAATAATaccatttatgttaattttcaaataggAACCCAAAAAGTTCAAGGTTCTAGTCACTGGGAGGTGGGATTTATTGGTGGAATTCTTGGAAGAACAGGAACAATTGTGTTCACCATAGAttatattaaa attGAATTAGGGATGAAACAATCAATGGACACAAGAAACAAACCGgaattaaaagatttagaaattGAGCTTGGAAATATTCAGGTACGATTCGATGGAGCGGGAACGTTTGATTACCTCATTGAATTCGGAGTAAACATTTTACCAAATATATTACGATATCAAATCATGGACGCTTTAGAAGGCCCAATTAAAACCAGGGTGCAAGAACAACTCAATATGATCGATGtcgaaaaagttttaatcgaGAATGCTGAAAAATTCGATAATGGAGATTTTAACGAGCTCATTACGGAAGCTGGGTCAAGCAATGTTTGTCCATTATCGAAAATAGGCTTATAa
- the LOC111414231 gene encoding arrestin domain-containing protein 4 isoform X2 — MRLLGEPGQGPSVLSPGIHSFPFKLGLPLGLPSTFLGKHGWIQYYCKTALREPNGLTHKNQQVFIVMSPIDLNLEPSTLSQPFQCDVEHKFGVTCVGSGPVVCRVTLDRGGYVPGESIGVSASVHNRSRVTVKSTRAALTETITYMARGKVVQSERRELASLTRGKIRPGERDEWTNEQLYVPPLPPTNLRGCHLIKIQYDVYFIIEPKSFEKEVKLQLPIVMATYPLRETDEEGIQKNGTHYPSTLPIFRPWLDDKPSND; from the exons ATGAGACTTCTTGGAGAACCTGGGCAAGGACCTTCAGTACTTTCACCGGGAATACACAGTTTTCCGTTTAAATTAGGGTTACCATTAGGATTGCCGTCAACGTTTCTTGGAAAACATGGATGGATACAATATTATTGTAAAACAGCTTTAAGAGAACCTAACGGGCTTACGCATAAAAATCAAcaagtttttattgttatgagTCCTATCGATTTAAATTTGGAACCATCAACTTTATCG CAACCATTTCAATGCGATGTTGAACACAAATTTGGAGTAACATGCGTAGGATCTGGCCCGGTAGTGTGCAGAGTAACTTTAGATAGAGGAGGATACGTTCCCGGGGAAAGCATAGGTGTTTCTGCCAGCGTTCACAATCGAAGTAGAGTAACTGTTAAAAGTACACGCGCTGCTTTAACAGAAACGATAACTTACATGGCAAGAGGAAAAGTGGTGCAGTCGGAAAGAAGAGAATTAGCTTCTTTAACTCGAGGGAAAATACGCCCTGGCGAAAGAGACGAATGGACCAACGAACAACTTTACGTTCCTCCATTACCACCAACTAATCTCAGGGGATGTCATTTAATCAAAATACAATACGACGTCTAt ttTATAATAGAaccaaaaagttttgaaaaagaagTCAAACTTCAACTACCAATCGTGATGGCAACATATCCATTAAGAGAAACGGACGAAGAAGGTATCCAAAAAAATGGTACACATTATCCGTCAACACTACCGATATTTCGACCTTGGCTTGATGATAAACCGTCTAATGATTGA
- the LOC111414231 gene encoding arrestin domain-containing protein 4 isoform X1 has protein sequence MPRKLLKFLILFDNTSLLYFPGQFLSGRVLIELQDDTPALGLHFHVVGEGVVRVRTARQERVYDRENYIDFRMRLLGEPGQGPSVLSPGIHSFPFKLGLPLGLPSTFLGKHGWIQYYCKTALREPNGLTHKNQQVFIVMSPIDLNLEPSTLSQPFQCDVEHKFGVTCVGSGPVVCRVTLDRGGYVPGESIGVSASVHNRSRVTVKSTRAALTETITYMARGKVVQSERRELASLTRGKIRPGERDEWTNEQLYVPPLPPTNLRGCHLIKIQYDVYFIIEPKSFEKEVKLQLPIVMATYPLRETDEEGIQKNGTHYPSTLPIFRPWLDDKPSND, from the exons ATGCCGCGCAAGCTGCTCAAGTTTTTAATACTGTTCGACAATACATCCCTTTTGTATTTCCCGGGACAGTTCCTATCCGGACGTGTACTAATCGAACTACAGGATGACACGCCCGCACTTG GTCTCCACTTCCACGTGGTCGGGGAAGGCGTCGTGAGAGTACGAACTGCCCGCCAAGAAAGAGTTTACGATCGAGAAAATTACATAGATTTTCGAATGAGACTTCTTGGAGAACCTGGGCAAGGACCTTCAGTACTTTCACCGGGAATACACAGTTTTCCGTTTAAATTAGGGTTACCATTAGGATTGCCGTCAACGTTTCTTGGAAAACATGGATGGATACAATATTATTGTAAAACAGCTTTAAGAGAACCTAACGGGCTTACGCATAAAAATCAAcaagtttttattgttatgagTCCTATCGATTTAAATTTGGAACCATCAACTTTATCG CAACCATTTCAATGCGATGTTGAACACAAATTTGGAGTAACATGCGTAGGATCTGGCCCGGTAGTGTGCAGAGTAACTTTAGATAGAGGAGGATACGTTCCCGGGGAAAGCATAGGTGTTTCTGCCAGCGTTCACAATCGAAGTAGAGTAACTGTTAAAAGTACACGCGCTGCTTTAACAGAAACGATAACTTACATGGCAAGAGGAAAAGTGGTGCAGTCGGAAAGAAGAGAATTAGCTTCTTTAACTCGAGGGAAAATACGCCCTGGCGAAAGAGACGAATGGACCAACGAACAACTTTACGTTCCTCCATTACCACCAACTAATCTCAGGGGATGTCATTTAATCAAAATACAATACGACGTCTAt ttTATAATAGAaccaaaaagttttgaaaaagaagTCAAACTTCAACTACCAATCGTGATGGCAACATATCCATTAAGAGAAACGGACGAAGAAGGTATCCAAAAAAATGGTACACATTATCCGTCAACACTACCGATATTTCGACCTTGGCTTGATGATAAACCGTCTAATGATTGA